The DNA segment CAGCTTGCTTTCAactttttgaaagtgaaagtagaagtaaAAACATTCTATTTTTAGCCTCATGAGCATGGGATCCGAATTTTTAGTGTGATGAACACGcgtttataattcttatgacgaccgcATTGAAAGTTAAGCGACACAATTTTTCCCGTTCATTACTTCATGAAAAACGTCAGTAGTTAACCTCATCTCTTCAGACGAACTTGATGACCTTTTTTCCTTCTATACTCTATGTAAATGATGCAATCGGGTTGGGAGGGAATTTTCAGAATCGTTCTTGCGGAACGTTATCGAGGTAGAGAGATATATTAGGTACACcgatttaacatttttaactgtTCATTATTTAAACCCAGCCAGGAACGTAGTCAACCGTTCCAAGTGTTACCGTGGATAGTTATACAACTCATGTACAAATGCCATcattttgttcaatttaacaCTTACATGTAACTACAAActagtttattattaaatttatgttaTGTATTATTTAGTTCTATAGGGAACTGTAAGTATTGGTTTTAAGTATACCCTCCCTCCCTCCCAATGTTAATCAAATATCATTTTGTGAAATTCCATTTTAAACTATTTGAAATGCTCTTGGTATAAACAGGTTGCAACCCTGTAAATATCAAACAAGTTTAAACATGTTTAGGAAAGTATCCTTCATAATATATTACAGTGTTTTACTACTTACTTATTATTTGTTAACAGCTTATCAACGATGTAACATCATACTACATGTAGCAGTCTACACGCTTTTTTCCCCGGTCGAGTAACCATTAAGGTGAagcttctatatatatatataatgtacttTCCGTAGTGCAAATATAGAAATTGTGTCAAGTTAATAATGATATCAAATATTGGACTTTCCTATTTAAATATACTAACAGTCCACGGTTCATAACTCCACATATCGGTAAACAAGCATACTAGAGGTACATTTTTACGCAAGTGCCAATTTGATTTATACATAATAAACtcttaataaatatgtaaataaagacatTTCACAAGTTAAACTTTCTTTAATATGACTATGAGatcccattttaacaaaatatatattgaattttgcATCTACATATTTTGAATTGgtgtatttatcatttatttatatgacatagttacaaaattaattcagtatTGCTGCAGCAAAAAGCAGTTTACGTAGATAACCAATcaagaaatgttttgattaagacctatcataatattgttttaatgtttaaacgGTTTGTCATTAGTCAAACAGACGTCAAGGAGACAACAGCAAGATACAGGTAAGATTTAACAGACGATAATctttttttcacttaaatatagatttaatgttTTGCTACGGGAAATTGGCCTTATTCACTCGGCAATGCAATTATACTTAATAGGCGGGTAGTTTGTAGGATATTTTGTATACGGGGTAAAGAGGTTTCAAAGTGTTATTCTATCTTTCATATTTGACAGGTGGCACGCGCCAGTGTccttttatggtttaaacattcaaaataacaaGACTGGATAAAGTTTATGTCAatttatttacaagatatttacaagacaaacaatacaatacacaAGCTATACAAAAGACCTTCTGTTTAGAAATCAAAATctgtatatacaatatgtatgtaaaaatCACTGCAGGTCATTAGCTTTCACCCAGCTGTTGAACTTTTTAGGATAATATCTCCATTTCACAAAGTATTGTTTATTCTGTCCTTTGCCTCTAGTTTTGAGAATTTGTTCTATTTTAAATGCCTGGTCTGGATCATAGTCCACTTTCTGTAATTCACTCTGATAAAATGTTCCTTTAATTTCTTCATCTTGCAAATCATCCAGCCTGTATACAGGCAAAGTTCCTCTGTGGTAACGTTTTGAAACTCGGAACACTTCTCCACTGTACGTTTGATCATACGCACGAGTAAACACATTTCTCAAATACGTAATCCTTACATAGtcaccagttttaaacttgaaccTTTTGAGTGTTTGTTTCTCCAGCTTTACGCGCGATTTATTCTGTGTAAAGTAAGTTGCAAGCCGAACCTCTTCTTCATTATCTGAGTTAACACTGATAGGTGTCCTTCCAATTGTTCTATGGTATGTGTTATTATATGACATTGCAAAGGCTGATAAAACTGGTAGAAATGTGTAATTGTCCTTGTAGGTTAAGTAGCGCATTATTctcaattttaaacttaaaactgcACGTTCGCTCGTGCTCGCCTTTGTCTCATTCTGTGTTGGCGAGTATAAGATGTTGTATTTCTTCATTAGATCTTGTACCGACTTGGCTCTGAACTCCTGACCTGAAATTATACAACTGATTGTAGTttattcttttttgaaaaatataaaaaaaaagaaacaaaacaaaaaagagtgATTTTACTTATGATTGTAAATAATGTATcaatgtaaaaatttttttttataagaactTCAAGACATATACCTTTGTCAGTTATCAATCTCTTTGGCATACGGCCTGAATTTGTGAAGATGTCTTTAAATGCCTCTGTCACATCATTTCCAGTTTTCTGTTTGAGAGGTCTTAGCCAGACGTACTTGCTGAATGTATCGATAACTAACAGTATGTATTTGTATCCTTTGTTCCATTTCGCAAACTTGACCATATCGATTAAGTCTGCCATCCAAAAGTCGTCTTTTCCTGCACTGACTACATGGTTTCTTTGAAACCGTCTTCTCACTGGTTTATGTAAACTGTATGATTCTTGGTCATGAAGAAACTTTCTTATCCTGTGCATACCAATGTTAAATTTGCCTTCCTCTTTTACTGCTTTGTACAATTTTTGCGGTCCGCTGAAACTCGCAGGATGCGACGGATCAAAATAAATCCTTTTAAATAGTTTTCCCATTGAGCCATTTCTGCACTGTCCAAAATCCACAAcgtaaatgaaataattgtttatacATTAAGTATTTTATTCAGTATCAGACTCGTCCTCCTCGCTTTCTTCATCACTTTCCTCGTCAGACAATTCTGTCTCAAACAGCTCCTTAAAGTCAGGCTTGTACTTTCGCAGTACACGCTTAATTGCCGATTGAATGCTTACATTCTTCTGTGTCAATGAATGTATGTCTTGTAAAATCTTTTGATGCAGTGTACTGTTTTGAAATGGCAGAATATACGAATCCAACAAATACTCGTATTTTGTGAAGAATGTGCGTTCATTATACGGCTGGATACGATCTTCTGTCATTTCCTGTGCAGACTCCTTGTCTTCTCCGTCCTGTATAAACTGATTATACAATTTATCGTATTTATCGTCGTTACAGTCTATAGCTTTATTCCAGAGGGATAGATAAGCCTGATTGTCTTCAACGTTATCTCCCATTTCACCATCACTGCTgctttctatttttcttttctttggttgCGTAGTATCGTTATTTTCTGCACACCACCCTCGTTTTACGTGTCTCTGTACATCATGCGAAGAGTCAAACAAAAGTCCACAATCGTCGCAAGCATtcgtattttcagccataatttcACTGTTATTTCCTGCGATGTCTACAGTTTGAATTCCGACTGACAAATGATTTAAATCTGATTGTTGCTCGCCTTTTATACAATTTTGGCCTGGTTCTGTCATCTGATTGGTCAGTTCTGTCAGGCTTTCGTTGTTCGTAGATCTTCTGTCTATCCACATTAAATCATATTTCAGTCTGACATGTTCCGGTGTAAATGGTTTTAAATCCACCAATAGAAAGCCATAGGGCTGTTTAGTTGCTTTCTCAAACTTCTTTAAAAAGTATTCAGTTTTACCAGGGTACATCTGTCTCGCTAATGTGATCATAGATTGTTTGTCGACTGGATTATTGAACATTACCAGATAATGACAGTTTCTCCTCTGTGTCGGATCCTTGCTGGCGTAGAGGTTTTGATTGATGGAAATCACCGACAAAAATCGGTGGTGCGATCCCTCCGTGAATAAATCTGTAATTCTTTTGTCCTTTCCAGCCTCTGCCATCATATCGTCCAGAATTAGCAAGTTATTTAACTTTGTGTCAAAATATTCGTCTTCGTTTATGTCGGATGGAATGCCTTGGTACCTCTGGGTAAACTGTGCTTTGTATTTCCCCATACATTGGTTGCCATCTCTTGTACAGCCACACTATTCTTTGTACACCAGGCTTAATTCTGTAGATATGATTTTGCAGCAATTCCTTTACAAATGTTGTCTTTCCACATGCTGAAAAGGAATAAGTTTCTGCAATACAAATGTTTGAGTAAATAGACTAGTATGTATTAGCAAAATTATAGGGCAAAAAAAAGGATATACATTAAGGTTATATTctcactggtaaactctttatgtttataaaatttaggaaacactgaaaacaaaatatatacctgTGGGACCAGAAATCATCATGGTAAAAGGATGCTGTAGAATAGTTGGTTTGATTTCCTGCGGTCCTCCCTGAAGCGCTCCTTGCGGAGCTCCTCTCGACGCTCCCTGTGACACGTCTTCTGGAGCTCCTTGCGGAGCTCCCTGTAAGGGAGCTCTCGGCGCTCCCAAATGCGCTCCCGGCGCTCCTTGCGGAGCTCCCTGTAAGGGAGCTCCCAAATGCGCTCCCAAAGGCGTTCCCAAATGCGCTCCCGGCGCTCCTTGCGGAGCTCCCTGTAAGGGAGCTCCCAAATGCGCTCCCGTTGCGAAATTAGGCATGTGAGTTGAAATTCTGAAGTGCTCATcttcatttagatgtttgtttcttttatgcCGCATCATGTTGAATCTACTACAAAATGTTACACCACACTCCAGACAGTTAATTCTATCCATCTTTACACTGCGACGCGTCTGTGATGAAACTGATTCAAGTGTATAATAAATAgcgtatttaaatattttttcaatgttaaaatgaaatcagcCTGTACTACTAACCAATCAGAATGAACTAAATTTAAGTTTCTTGATTGGTTTAAATACTTAGGTACTCATACCAAACTTTTCATTTCCAGATTGAGAGCCAACACCATCAGATCTACAGTGAAATAACAGTGCTGCTACAATCTACAGTCAGCAAAACAACAAGATAAGGTATTTATAATTTACTTACAGCATTAACAGTTGTGCATAGAAAAAGGTAATGATTATATATTCGCATGTTAGTCTCGCCTGGATATTTGTAGTCTCGCCTGGTAgttgtttttatctttaaaatgcatttatgaAGTTAGCATACTTGTTTCTCAAATGAACACAAAATATCCGATTTCagtattttgaccaatcagatTCATTCTAAAACAACCTATGAGATTGTTTACTATAAAAAACGTGTTCACTTAGTACCTCTATCTTTCTGTTTCTAGAAATCAAACAGTCAACATGGCTTACACTTGTGAAGAATGTGGAGCTGAATTTAAAAAACTCAGTCAGCTACTTCAGCACAGACGGATTCAAAACCACTGGACTAAGTTTATATGTCCAAGTTGCAAGAAGAGTTTTACAAGAAGAGACAACCTGGACAGGCATATGAAAAAGCATAGTGATGAAAATGCTCATCACTGTCCAGAGTGTCTAAAAGTTTTTACACGTAGGGATGCTTTAGATGATCATTTCCAACGACACCACGACCAGACAGGAGGAGGACAGAAGCGAATATCGAACGCAAGTGAGAATGATGGACctatcaaaaagttaaaaaagggtGCAGACCCACATCAGTTTTATACTCTGACGAAAATTAAAAGTCAACGGATCGAGAAATTCAAGACAACAGCTACATTCTACAAGATCTCGTTTCAAAACATTGAAGTAACTGAAAATATATCTTCAACTTTGCGAAGAATGTTTGCCTCTATATTTCAAGATGTAACGGATAGAGCAAAATCTGAAGATTTGTTGAGGGTGACAGTTCAAACTCCGACTTTGGATTACCCGATCGTCATTCCTTTCATAAAATTACCTGAATTAACTGCTGACAGGTTTATGTCAGACATTGAGCGGGTGCTTCGATCGAACGAAGATTTTGCCATTGATTCAGGCTTGATGTTAGAAATCACACATGTTGACATGCCCAAAGGAGGAACTAGAAAGAGATGTAAATTTGTTGACCTGGATAAATTTTTATCGGATAAAAAGTGCATACTTCGTGTTCAAAATCGGGACAATTTATGTTGCGCTAGAGCCATTATTACCGCAAAAGCAAGGAAAGATGGCCATGAAAAATGGAACAGTATACGTCAAGGTTGTGAGATACAAAGACGACTGGCTGAAAAATTACATAAGGAAGCGGGTGTTCCTCCTACACAATGTGGAATACaagagataaaaatatttcaatcgtTGATGACAGAGTACCAGATATATGTGGTATCCAAAGAACATTTCAATGCGATTATCTTCAAAGGTCCAGaggcagaaaaaaagatatacttGTATTATCATGATCATCATTATGATGTGATCACTAGTATGCCGGCGTTCGTATCCAGGAACTACTATTGTACCCAGTGTGACAAAGGTTATGATCACAAAGAAGATCATAAATGCAACTCTGTTTGCTATGCGTGACGCAAAGTACATAATCAAATGAAAGATAACTGGATAGAATGCGAAACATTTCGTCGATTCTTCCGTGGTCAGGAGTGCTATGATCTCCACAAACGACTTACAGCTAAAGGAAATTCAACGTGTTCTGCCATCTACCGATGTACCGAGTGTGGAAAGACTGTTAACAAGAAAATGAACAAGAAGCATATATGTGGACAAATCATTTGTAATATGTGCAAAGACTTCTTCCCGGAAACACATAAATGTTACATGATACCGGAATCCACAGGCTTTCAGGAAGAACCAATGTCCATTGAAGAAGAGTTAATCAGTGACAAtgcaaaaacatatattttctttttgactttgaatgtacacgaGACGACTTTGTAGAATGTGACATGAAGTATAGTCCTGATGTTTttggaaaatgtcaaaattgtttaaagtctGACTGTGGTGTATATGAACACAAACCAAATCTTTGTGTAGTTCAGAAAGTATGTACACTTTGTATGGACAAAGAATTTAATTGTGAGAATTGCGGTCAAAGGGAGTATATCTTTGCTGGTGACAACACTTTTAACGATTTCTGTCACTGGTTGTTTTTAGAAGAGAATTACAACTCTACTGTATAATGCCATAACTTCCAAGGGTACGATTCTTATCCCATACTTCAGTATTTGTATGCAAATGCAATAGTACCAAAAGTGATACCCAATGGGGCAAAATTCATGTGCCTTACGGTACCAAGTTGCAAAATCAAAATGATTGACTCTATAAACTTTCTCCCCATGGCACTTTCTAAATTGCCAGCAATGTTTGGCTTTGATGAACTGAAGAAGGGCTACTTTCCTCATTTATTCAACAAGAAAGAAAACCAGCGGGTTGTTCTCGACGGTCTACCAGACCTTTCATTCTATAATCCAGATGGAATGAAACCAGACGACAGACAAACGTTTTTGAAATGGTACTCAAGACATAAAAATGACACATCTGACTTCCAAGAACAGCTATTGGACTATTGTAAATCAGACACTGACATCTTGAGACGATGTTGCTTGAGATTCCGTGAAGATTTCATGGATACCACTGACATTGACCCCTTTGAACAGTGTATCACAATGGCATCCGCTTGTAACCTGGTGTTTAGAACCAAATTTTTAGAATCTGAAACTATTGGTCTTATCCCACGTCAAGGGTATAATCCTGAACAAAAACAGTCTATGAAAGCTTTACAGTGGGTGAAATATATATCTCACATTGAAGGGTATAAAATTCAACATGCTCGAAATGGCGGAGAAAAGGTCATAGGACCATACAGGGTAGATGGTTACTATGAATCCAAAAATGCGGGAAAAATTGTATTAGAATTTCATGGAGATTTTTGGCATGGAAACCCCACTAAATATTCTAGGTCAACTGTCAATCCAGTTAACCAGTTGACAATGGGAGAGTTGCATGATAAAACTATAGAAAAACAAAGATATCTTGAGAATGATGGCTATACCTATATTTGCATTTGGGAATCAGAATTTGATAAACAGGTTTCAAATGATAGCAACATGAGGTCATTTATTGAAAGTCTTGACATCATTTCTCCGTTGGAACCGCGTGATGCATTTTATATAGGTCGAACAGAAGCATATACATTGTACAAAGAAGCTTCCGCAGACGAAACAATAGATTACTACGACGTAACTTCTCTCTACCCATGGGTAAATAAGACCGGGAAAATCCCGTTAGGTCATCCAAAAATTATCACAGAAAACTTCAAAGAGTTGGATATATATGAGAGTCTAATTAAGTGTAAAGTTCTACCTCCAAAAGGACTTTTCCATCCGGTTTTACCATGTAAATGCAATGGGAAACTTTTGTTTCATCTTTGCAGGGCGTGTGCAGAGACAAAGGAACAAACCCCTTGTAGTCATAATGACACAGAACGTTCTTTCACTGGCACTTGGGTGACTGATGAGGTCCAAAAAGCTATACAAAAGGGGTATCAAATAGTAAAAGTCTATGAAGTGTGGCATTTTGACAAAGTATCCAAGCATGATCCAATCACAAAGACCGGTGGCATATTTACACAATACGTAAACACTTTCTTAAAAATAAAGCAGGAAGCTAGCGGATGGCCAaagtggtgtcagacagaacaacagaaaacaaaatacataaacatGTATTATCAGAAAGAGGGCATTCTTCTTGActatgaaaatataaagaaaaatcctGGTTTAAGAGCATTAGCCAAACTCATGTTGAATTCCTTTTGGGGGaaatttggtcaaaggtcaaacatgCCTCAGGTTGACTTGATAGAAGACCCTTCAGTTTATTTCGACAAACTCACGTCTGACCGTGAAGAAGTGACGTGTGTTATTTATGTTTCTGACGAATTTGTTGAAATGCCGCATTGCGTTGGAAATACAAGGAGGATTTTGTGGATATTAATCCAAAAACAAATGTGGTTATTGCTGCATACACGACTGCACAGGCACGACTTAAACTATTTTCGTATCTGGAAACACTTGGACCAAGAGCGCTATACGCTGACACAGACTCAGTGATTTTCTCAACAAAACAGGGTGaaacaaaaccagaactaaacGATTATCTTGGAGACCTCACTGATGAGGTTCCAGGAAATTCAATACAGACGTTTATAACTGGTGGTCCGAAAAACTATGGGTATGAGTTACAAAAACCTGATGGGGATGGTAATTGTACCCATTGTAAAATACGAGGCATCACCCTGAGctgtaaaaatatgttaaatgtcaaTTTTGATGTGTTGAGGACGATTGTTACTAAAAGGCAGGATGCTGTACTATCTGTTGTAAATGCTCACAAAATAGCTAGAGACAGAAACAGTTCAAAGCTCATCACAATAAGTGAACGAAAGGACTACCAAATGGTGTTTGACAAAAGGGTGATTGGGGGTAATTATGTTTCCTATCCCTACGGATATTAGTCCAGTTTGTATTATGAAGAAAACCTCGAGAAAACTCCAGTTTAGTTTAATACACTCAACATGTATATTCAATACAATTTGTtgtaattttgtatattattGAATGTTTAAACCGATGGCACTGTAAAAACATACtatagaaaataatgtaaaatagaaTTGTGTTATTCATGTATTTGAATTCAGCTCAGTCTGGGTAATACTGTATACACGATATTTATCAAATCCTATTTGATTGTAATAAAATTATGCAGCAAAATAGTACAATTAAACTAATGCAAAGATGTTCTGTCTTCATGGTTTTTTTTAAACCACCACTATCTATACTAATTCACATTCAGCCCTTTCAAAAGCAGGTATAAACATGCCGCCCTAAATAGTTGTACATGTAAACCTAACACAAGGTCATACCCTATTGGGAATGTGTCGTCTGCTTACATAAGTCCTGTTTAATGACTATGAGGCCTTAGTTATACTGTCTACTATATAACTTTAAACTGATAGGTATGTTTGATCCGCAAGAACGATTCTGAAAATTCCCTCCCAACCCGATTGCATCATTTACATAGAGTATAGAAGGAAAAAGGGTCATCAAGTTCGTCTGAAGAGATGAGGTTAACTACTAACGTCCGCTTGTTTAGGTTTTAgttcttttatttttacttttttttccaaacagtTTTGACAGCACTCAAAGCACAATGCGAAGCGCCATTTTGACTGTCGGGCCTACGTAAATTCTGTAACAAGCGATTTCATTGGCTGAACTATAAATACCGTTTCGGTGCGAAAGCGGTGTAGAACCGGCCACCCTCAGATCTTCGTGTACGAGAAGATCGAGATTTCAATCAGATTGTTCTGTCTCATGAAACATTCATAAGATATTGTGGAAAACCGATGAGTAATATTGACGTTAGTTCGGTTATAATTACCACGATAACCACGTGATAGGCGTATTGTTCCACCTTAACTCCATACTTGCAGAAAGCTTTCGCAATCCGATTGGCTTCACCTTGACGCACATCTTACGTATTAATTAACTGCGTGGGAGAATGAATTAGATTAACCCATAATAAGCAAATACTGCTTCCCCaaaagtaactgccagcttccccttATGATTTAAAGGTCGAGGACGAAATTACTTCtgacacaatgtttttatcaatCAACTCGTCATGGAGAATATACGCCTCGCACAGGGATCGAACTAGCgtccgcgatccatagatctgcgatctccttattgagctaagcggcgGACTGAAAATACATGGTTGTAAACATAAAGGTAACGTGATTTTGAAAGTTAGTATGagatatcataattatatatttatgcatAATACATTTTCGATCAAAGTCTTCTTTCTCAAAACATGCAGTTTATTCCCTTTCGAAACACATTCCCCaaaaagtatacaaaaaaaaaatcatcattctTTTTATAGTAACTGCATTTGCAGCgtcattttataatcataaaataaatacactcACCATTTTGCAATCATTTATACATATGAAGGACGTATTCTGAAATTCagattttacctttgacctgATCTTGACCTGACATTCAAATTACCTTTGCATACGACAGTACCAAAATATTTCTGCAGTTgactaattatatatatataaagattagCATAGATGTCAAGAACTAAAGAATTAACACACTTTGTCATCAGAGGTCacatatataggcagactatgaTAAATATGTCAATAAGCatagaaattgtttaaaattttcttgatacTTTTATCAATACTTAAAAGCGTTTAGACACAATATCTAAGCCGATTTAGGGCATTAACTGAAAATAACACGAGTGCACAGCGGCAAAGTTTATTTGtgaattttacctttgacctcaatAATCTGTAATGAGAAACTCTAAAAGGCGAcaaccccttttaaatttcatttttggtcCTAAAGACCACCTTTATACTAATATCCATGAACAAAGAATGTCATCAAAAGTCACATTTTCCTCGAAATATTGAGAGTGTTAGCTCATCACATATGGGCAtgtgtttcaatccattccgTTTAATAGGTATAAAGGTTCCAGCTGAAAGttacataaaaacttaaccaaaaattactaagtcgaaaaaggggcatacttctgtaaaacaacaaaatagagttatgcaaCCTATGCAGCACAAGTCAGTTTATCGCAgtaaataaatgtgtgaagtttcaatccatatccattagtgggtactgagatatcatcttatatacaagagctgtcgaaggacagcaacgctcgactatccaacagccttgtcaattgaatgaaaacaaaagtcgaaaaaggggcataatttgtaaaactgGGAAACAAGCTTATTGAACCTGCACATTGCTtgtcagctcatgacaatggacaagtgtgtgaaatttcaatccattcacgttagtgggtactgagataccagcttacgtataagaatttaaccaaaaactgctaagatgtaaaaggggcataatttaaaaaaaaatgcaaagtagagttactgaacctttgcactgaaataccagcttacatacaaaactgctacgtcgaaaaggggcataattttgaaaaaatgcaaagtagagttatgggacctgcacagtgcatgtcatttcatgacagtgaacaagtgtgtgaagtttcaatcccgtcccgttagtggatactgagataccagcttacatacaaaaacttaaccaaaaactgctaagtcgaaaaaggggcataattttgacaaaatgcaaagtagagttatgggacctgcacagtgcatgtcagatcatgacagtgaacaagtgtgtgaagtttcaatccattcccattagtaggtactgagataccagcttacatacaaaaccttaaccataaatttctaagtcgaaaaaggggcatagttttataaaaaagcaaaacagagttatggaacctatttaattttagtcagaatatcacagtgaacaagtgtgtgaagtttcaatctattcccattagtggttactgagataccagcttacatacaaaaacttaaccaaatcggaaccccgacgccgacgcacgggtgagtccaatagctctactattctttgaatagtcgagctaaaaacttgataaaaatgcttaagttgaaaacagagaaaatgcaaagcagagttatggaacctgcgcactgcatgtcagatcatcactgaggacaagtgtgtaaagtttcaatccataccagttagtggatactgaaatacatgcatacatacaagtggttactgagataccagcttacatacaaaaacttaaccaaatcgaaATGCCGGCGCCGACGAATGGGCGAGTCCATGGCCATAGCTCTACCTactcttcgaatagtcgaacaaaaaagtaaaaaagataaaCACATGTTATAactgttgttatttttttcagagCATAGACCGACAAATAAACAGAAATTGCGTAATTTGCAGACGCATCAGAATAGAAATTCTAGAGATTAGTATTCTAAACTAATAACGTGATGAATCTGAAATTAAATAATCATCAAACTATTTCCACTGATTTCTATGGTGGAaaatttctgccacgagatagctaggtagctatcgcaaTACTTTAAAACATTATCTTAATAAATCGAAGTTTTCTGGAAGTATTAtctcaatagtggaaggtttcctggaaatatttttgcgataatttacattatttttcaacatcttttgctgccatttattagctagattagctctttcagaaattattttgatatttcgaacttttctgaaaagtttattgCAGCAGGcaaaagtttcctggaaataaaaagcatatcgagaaaattaatttattgcgataaagttttcagaaaaatgcacaaatttgctggaaagtttaaaatattatcgtgatagttaccgtggcagttccaagcattaacacgaaattttgcgctaaacattttcaggaaataaataaaaaaaatacctagaaaatattatttattgctaaaatgttttcagaaaaaatgcacacatttcctggaaagtttacaaattatcgcGATAGCTACAGAATAtcgctacctagctatc comes from the Mercenaria mercenaria strain notata chromosome 9, MADL_Memer_1, whole genome shotgun sequence genome and includes:
- the LOC128545928 gene encoding uncharacterized protein LOC128545928, encoding MAYTCEECGAEFKKLSQLLQHRRIQNHWTKFICPSCKKSFTRRDNLDRHMKKHSDENAHHCPECLKVFTRRDALDDHFQRHHDQTGGGQKRISNASENDGPIKKLKKGADPHQFYTLTKIKSQRIEKFKTTATFYKISFQNIEVTENISSTLRRMFASIFQDVTDRAKSEDLLRVTVQTPTLDYPIVIPFIKLPELTADRFMSDIERVLRSNEDFAIDSGLMLEITHVDMPKGGTRKRCKFVDLDKFLSDKKCILRVQNRDNLCCARAIITAKARKDGHEKWNSIRQGCEIQRRLAEKLHKEAGVPPTQCGIQEIKIFQSLMTEYQIYVVSKEHFNAIIFKGPEAEKKIYLYYHDHHYDVITSMPAFVSRNYYCTQCDKGYDHKEDHKCNSVCYA
- the LOC123556078 gene encoding uncharacterized protein LOC123556078 gives rise to the protein MIDSINFLPMALSKLPAMFGFDELKKGYFPHLFNKKENQRVVLDGLPDLSFYNPDGMKPDDRQTFLKWYSRHKNDTSDFQEQLLDYCKSDTDILRRCCLRFREDFMDTTDIDPFEQCITMASACNLVFRTKFLESETIGLIPRQGYNPEQKQSMKALQWVKYISHIEGYKIQHARNGGEKVIGPYRVDGYYESKNAGKIVLEFHGDFWHGNPTKYSRSTVNPVNQLTMGELHDKTIEKQRYLENDGYTYICIWESEFDKQVSNDSNMRSFIESLDIISPLEPRDAFYIGRTEAYTLYKEASADETIDYYDVTSLYPWVNKTGKIPLGHPKIITENFKELDIYESLIKCKVLPPKGLFHPVLPCKCNGKLLFHLCRACAETKEQTPCSHNDTERSFTGTWVTDEVQKAIQKGYQIVKVYEVWHFDKVSKHDPITKTGGIFTQYVNTFLKIKQEASGWPKWCQTEQQKTKYINMYYQKEGILLDYENIKKNPGLRALAKLMLNSFWGKFGQRSNMPQVDLIEDPSVYFDKLTSDREEVTCVIYVSDEFVEMPHCGETKPELNDYLGDLTDEVPGNSIQTFITGGPKNYGYELQKPDGDGNCTHCKIRGITLSCKNMLNVNFDVLRTIVTKRQDAVLSVVNAHKIARDRNSSKLITISERKDYQMVFDKRVIGEHRPTNKQKLRNLQTHQNRNSRD
- the LOC128559300 gene encoding uncharacterized protein LOC128559300 produces the protein MDRINCLECGVTFCSRFNMMRHKRNKHLNEDEHFRISTHMPNFATGAHLGAPLQGAPQGAPGAHLGTPLGAHLGAPLQGAPQGAPGAHLGAPRAPLQGAPQGAPEDVSQGASRGAPQGALQGGPQEIKPTILQHPFTMMISGPTACGKTTFVKELLQNHIYRIKPGVQRIVWLYKRWQPMYGEIQSTVYPEVPRHSIRHKRRRIF